From one Gracilibacillus salinarum genomic stretch:
- a CDS encoding Ltp family lipoprotein — protein sequence MSIEAIRDQLSSENGDQFTQEQADYAVENLEYCLITY from the coding sequence ATGTCAATTGAAGCAATCAGAGATCAATTATCTTCGGAAAATGGAGATCAGTTCACACAAGAGCAAGCAGATTATGCAGTTGAGAATTTAGAATATTGTCTAATCACCTACTAA